The following coding sequences are from one Musa acuminata AAA Group cultivar baxijiao chromosome BXJ1-6, Cavendish_Baxijiao_AAA, whole genome shotgun sequence window:
- the LOC135676009 gene encoding uncharacterized protein LOC135676009, with protein sequence MHFSTVPSSDSWQPVLTADSTDAYYWLNWRVLLCAIWVLSSMIVASILIWKFECSNTETQGSSPESHCPLYEDELWRPCLTEVHPVWLLVFRLIAFAILLAFLIINGAVDGRGIFYYYTQWTFILVTIYFLLGSVLSVYGCNKYLRKVTGDKVAVTRSDAEHGTYAAPVNGANGIIQQSGVRAAGFWGNLFQVIFQTSAGAVMLTDCVFWLIIFPFLAIRDYNLNFVLICMHSLNAVFLLGDITLNSLSFPWFRIAYFLLWTAIYVIFQWVIHACVDIWWPYPFLDLSSTYAPIWYFVVAVMHIPCYAAFPLIIKMKHILLSRWFPLSYSPTK encoded by the exons ATGCATTTCTCAACAGTGCCTTCATCAGATTCCTGGCAGCCCGTTTTGACGGCTGATTCTACGGACGCATACTATTGGTTGAACTGGAGAGTTTTGCTATGTGCTATTTGGGTGTTATCTTCCATGATCGTTGCATCCATTTTGATATGGAAGTTTGAATGTTCGAACACAGAGACACAAGGGTCCTCGCCAGAGAGCCACTGTCCTTTGTACGAGGATGAGCTATGGAGACCTTGTCTCACAGAGGTCCATCCTGTTTGGTTGCTGGTTTTTCGACTTATAGCCTTCGCCATACTTCTGGCATTTCTTATCATCAATGGCGCTGTGGACGGGCGGGGCATCTTTTATTACTATACCCA GTGGACATTCATTTTGGTCaccatttattttttg CTTGGCTCAGTGCTGTCTGTCTATGGGTGCAATAAGTATCTTCGTAAAGTTACTGGGGATAAAGTTGCCGTCACAAGGTCAGATGCAGAGCATGGAACATATGCAGCTCCTGTGAATGGTGCAAATGGAATTATTCAGCAGTCTGGTGTGCGTGCAGCTGGATTTTGGGGTAATTTGTTTCAAGTAATCTTTCAG ACAAGTGCAGGTGCCGTAATGCTCACTGATTGTGTCTTTTGGCTCATCATATTTCCGTTTCTGGCCATCAGAGATTATAATCTGAATTTC GTACTGATTTGTATGCACTCGCTCAATGCAGTTTTCCTTCTTGGTGACATTACCCTGAATAGCTTG AGTTTCCCCTGGTTCCGGATTGCATACTTCCTACTTTGGACTGCAATCTATGTCATATTCCAGTGGGTGATCCATGCATGTGTGGATATCTG GTGGCCATACCCATTTCTTGACCTGTCCTCCACTTATGCCCCTATATG GTATTTCGTGGTGGCGGTGATGCATATCCCTTGCTATGCTGCATTTCCTTTAATTATAAAGATGAAGCACATTCTACTCTCCAGATGGTTTCCTCTGTCCTATTCTCCAACGAAGTAA
- the LOC103987329 gene encoding ABC transporter G family member 16-like: MAMTKEVNLTPFSSPSPLLAHQYCHHPLATAAAVDPCHFVLSFTDLSYSVKEPRSFPFFRKKNNETRQESLRGTRKLLDSISGEVRTGEILAVLGASGSGKTTLIDALANRIERASLRGCITLNGDRLEGRLLKAISAYVMQDDLMFPMLTVEETLMFAAKFRLPRSVSASKMKERVQALIDQLDLRSAAKTIIGDEGHRGVSGGERRRVSIGTDIVHDPIILFLDEPTSGLDSTSAFMVVQVLQRIARSGSMVIMSVHQPSYRILGLLGRLVFLSRGQTVYSGPPQGLPEFFAVFGSPIPDGGNPAEFALDLVRELEDTAPDGAKDLVTLNALNHQARARTSATAATGSCLPLQEAVRNSIATGKLVSGAMIDGAALASYANPFWVEVSALTKRAIINMWRMPEILAFRLGDMLVTGFLLATIFWRLRDTPKDVRERIGFFAITITTIFFTSGDTLAVFIQERYIYMRETAYNTYRRSSYVVANAVTTFLPLVFLTIPLAFITFFGVGLSGGMDGLGFFFLTILATFWAGSGFVTFLSGILSHVVLGYTVAAAVISYFLLLSGFFINRNRIPDYWIWLHYMSLVKYPYEAVMQNEFSKDLSKCFARGVEMFDGSALGSLPTAKKVEVLTAIGQTLGMHITNDTCIITGSDVLQEQSINQLNKWSCLLVIVAWGFFFRLLFYISLLLGSRNKRK; encoded by the coding sequence ATGGCCATGACCAAGGAAGTCAATCTTACCCCCTTCAGTAGCCCCAGCCCCCTCCTCGCCCACCAGTACTGCCACCACCCCCTGGCCACAGCTGCCGCCGTCGATCCATGccacttcgtcctctccttcaccGATCTGTCCTACAGCGTCAAGGAGCCTCGCAGTTTCCCGTTCTTCCGAAAGAAGAACAACGAAACACGGCAGGAGTCGCTCCGCGGAACCAGGAAGCTTTTGGACTCCATCTCCGGCGAGGTGAGGACGGGCGAGATCTTGGCGGTGCTCGGCGCTAGCGGTTCCGGGAAGACCACCCTCATCGACGCACTGGCGAACCGCATCGAGAGGGCTAGCCTCCGAGGATGCATTACGCTCAACGGCGACAGACTCGAGGGCCGCCTCCTCAAGGCGATATCGGCATACGTGATGCAAGACGACCTCATGTTCCCAATGCTCACCGTCGAGGAGACCTTGATGTTCGCGGCCAAGTTCCGGCTACCTCGCTCGGTTTCGGCATCCAAGATGAAGGAGCGCGTGCAAGCGCTCATTGATCAGCTCGATCTCCGGTCGGCAGCGAAGACCATCATCGGCGACGAAGGTCACCGCGGCGTGTCCGGGGGTGAGCGCCGCCGGGTGTCCATCGGGACCGACATCGTTCACGACCCCATCATCCTCTTCCTGGACGAGCCCACGTCGGGGCTTGACTCCACGAGCGCTTTCATGGTGGTTCAGGTCTTGCAGAGGATCGCTCGCAGCGGGAGCATGGTGATCATGTCAGTGCACCAGCCGAGCTACCGAATCCTTGGCCTCCTCGGCCGCCTCGTCTTCCTCTCGCGCGGCCAGACGGTGTACAGCGGCCCCCCGCAAGGCCTCCCGGAATTCTTCGCCGTCTTCGGCAGCCCAATACCCGACGGCGGGAACCCAGCCGAGTTTGCCCTGGATCTCGTCCGCGAGCTGGAGGACACAGCTCCTGACGGCGCCAAGGACCTCGTCACGTTAAACGCCTTGAATCATCAAGCACGAGCACGGACGTCCGCCACCGCCGCCACAGGATCGTGCCTCCCGCTGCAGGAGGCTGTGAGAAACAGCATCGCGACTGGCAAGCTCGTATCCGGCGCGATGATTGACGGCGCTGCACTGGCTTCATACGCGAACCCGTTCTGGGTCGAGGTTTCGGCTCTAACCAAGAGGGCGATTATAAACATGTGGCGGATGCCGGAGATCTTAGCCTTCCGCCTCGGCGACATGCTCGTGACAGGCTTCCTGCTCGCGACCATCTTCTGGCGTCTCCGCGACACGCCCAAGGATGTTCGAGAGCGGATCGGCTTCTTCGCCATCACCATAACGACCATATTCTTCACAAGCGGCGACACTCTTGCCGTCTTCATTCAAGAACGATACATTTACATGCGGGAGACGGCCTACAACACGTACCGCCGCTCGTCTTATGTCGTCGCCAATGCTGTCACCACTTTTCTGCCCCTGGTCTTCCTCACGATTCCCTTGGCGTTCATCACATTCTTCGGGGTAGGCCTCTCCGGAGGCATGGACGgactcggcttcttcttcttgACTATCTTGGCGACATTCTGGGCGGGCAGTGGGTTCGTGACCTTCCTCTCAGGCATCTTATCGCACGTCGTGTTAGGTTACACCGTGGCAGCCGCTGTGATCTCCTACTTCCTGCTGCTCAGTGGCTTCTTCATCAACAGGAATCGGATACCGGACTACTGGATCTGGCTCCACTACATGTCGCTGGTGAAGTATCCTTACGAGGCAGTAATGCAGAACGAGTTCAGTAAGGATTTGTCCAAGTGCTTCGCTAGAGGAGTAGAGATGTTCGACGGCTCGGCGCTGGGGAGCTTGCCGACGGCAAAGAAGGTGGAAGTTCTTACAGCGATCGGCCAAACCTTGGGGATGCACATCACTAACGATACTTGCATAATCACCGGGTCAGATGTACTGCAGGAACAGAGCATTAATCAGCTCAACAAATGGAGCTGTCTCTTGGTGATCGTGGCTTGGGGGTTCTTCTTTAGATTACTATTCTACATTAGTCTGCTGCTGGGGAGTAGGAACAAGAGGAAGTAG
- the LOC103987328 gene encoding ABC transporter G family member 20-like, with protein MTHPCLFHRPPSPPMEHQPHLPTSHSNSHSHSHSPSPLLGPHHHPRHGGDDDPSYLDDQVVELPQFHFVLAFCNLSYSVWRSRRISCHRIAAADPEQPPAGRRVLLDSITGEVRTGEILAVLGASGSGKSTFIDALADRIERTSLQGSITLNGENLDSRLLKVISAYVMQDDLLFPMLTVEETLMFAAELRLPRSVSASRKRERVQALVDQLGLRSAAKTIIGDEGHRGVSGGERRRVSIGTDIIHDPVILFLDEPTSGLDSTSAFMVVKVLQKIARSGSIVVMSVHQPSYRILTLLDRLLFLCRGQTVYSGPPHDLPGFFRQFGRPIPEGENATEFALDLARELQDTNAGAAALVDFNRRWQTRPSALVAADITPLSLRDAMRISVSHGRLVGSVSVADNVAPASSLQKFANPAWKEVLVLSKRAFMNMRRMPEIFAIRLGTVLVSAFILGTIFWRLGESPKDVTERLGFFAIGITTVFFTCADALPVFIQERYIFMRETAYNAYRRSSYVLSNAIVGIPALILLSVAFAASTFFAVGLAGGGEGLIFFFLIILASFWAGSGFVTFLSGVLSHVVLGYTVAAAILSYYLLFSGFFINRNRIPHYWIWFHYLSMLKYAYEGALQNEFGGESSKCFSRGVQMFDGTSIGSLPMETKVQVLGAISKTLQMNLTSDSCIVTGPDVLQQQSINQLNKWECLLVTVGWGFLFRILFYITLLLGSRNKRR; from the coding sequence ATGACCCATCCTTGCTTGTTCCACCGTCCACCCTCTCCGCCCATGGAACATCAACCTCATCTACCCACCAGCCACAGcaacagccacagccacagccacagccccaGCCCCCTCCTTGGGCCCCATCACCACCCCCGCCACGGCGGGGACGATGATCCATCTTATCTTGACGACCAAGTGGTCGAGCTCCCACAGTTCCACTTCGTCCTCGCCTTCTGCAATCTCTCTTACTCTGTATGGAGGTCTCGGAGAATCTCATGCCACCGGATTGCCGCGGCGGACCCGGAGCAACCCCCTGCTGGAAGGAGAGTTCTTTTGGATTCCATTACCGGCGAGGTAAGGACAGGGGAGATCTTGGCGGTGCTCGGGGCGAGCGGCTCCGGCAAGTCCACCTTCATCGACGCACTGGCGGACCGGATAGAGAGGACCAGCCTCCAAGGAAGCATCACGCTAAACGGGGAGAACCTCGACAGCAGGCTCCTCAAGGTGATCTCCGCCTACGTGATGCAGGACGACCTCCTGTTCCCGATGCTAACCGTGGAGGAGACCCTGATGTTCGCGGCCGAGTTGCGGTTGCCTCGCTCGGTCTCGGCGTCCAGGAAGAGGGAGCGAGTGCAAGCGCTCGTTGACCAGCTCGGCCTCCGGTCAGCCGCCAAGACCATCATTGGCGACGAAGGCCACCGCGGCGTGTCAGGTGGCGAACGCCGCCGGGTGTCCATTGGCACCGACATCATCCATGATCCCGTGATCCTCTTCCTCGACGAGCCCACGTCGGGGCTCGACTCCACGAGCGCCTTCATGGTGGTCAAAGTGTTGCAGAAGATCGCACGCAGCGGGAGCATCGTGGTCATGTCGGTGCACCAGCCGAGCTATCGGATTCTCACTCTCCTCGACCGCCTCCTATTTCTTTGTCGTGGCCAGACGGTCTACAGTGGGCCCCCGCATGACCTCCCTGGCTTCTTCCGGCAGTTTGGCCGTCCGATCCCTGAAGGTGAGAACGCAACTGAGTTCGCCCTGGATCTCGCCCGTGAGCTCCAGGACACTAACGCCGGCGCCGCGGCCCTCGTCGACTTCAATCGGCGGTGGCAGACTCGTCCATCAGCACTGGTCGCCGCCGACATAACCCCACTGTCGCTGAGAGATGCCATGAGGATTAGCGTTTCGCACGGAAGGCTCGTCGGCAGCGTGAGCGTCGCCGACAACGTTGCCCCGGCTTCGTCGTTGCAGAAGTTCGCCAACCCAGCCTGGAAGGAAGTGCTGGTGCTGTCGAAGAGAGCGTTCATGAACATGAGGCGGATGCCGGAGATCTTCGCGATCCGCCTCGGTACCGTGCTCGTCTCCGCCTTCATCCTGGGGACCATCTTCTGGCGGCTCGGCGAGTCGCCCAAGGACGTCACAGAACGGCTCGGCTTCTTCGCCATCGGCATTACGACAGTCTTCTTCACGTGCGCCGACGCCCTCCCAGTCTTCATCCAAGAACGCTACATCTTCATGCGTGAAACGGCCTACAACGCCTACCGCCGCTCGTCCTACGTCCTATCCAACGCCATTGTTGGCATCCCGGCGCTgatcctactatccgtcgccttcgCGGCGTCGACCTTCTTCGCGGTCGGCCTGGCCGGAGGAGGGGAAgggctcatcttcttcttcctcatcatACTGGCATCCTTTTGGGCAGGCAGCGGATTCGTGACCTTCCTCTCCGGCGTCCTGTCGCACGTGGTGTTAGGCTACACGGTGGCAGCGGCGATACTGTCCTACTACCTGCTGTTTAGTGGCTTCTTCATCAACAGGAATCGGATACCCCACTACTGGATTTGGTTTCACTACCTTTCCATGTTGAAGTATGCTTACGAGGGAGCGCTGCAGAACGAGTTCGGTGGCGAATCGTCCAAGTGCTTCTCGAGAGGGGTTCAGATGTTCGACGGCACGTCCATTGGGAGCCTACCCATGGAGACCAAGGTACAGGTTCTTGGAGCGATCAGCAAAACACTGCAGATGAACTTGACCAGCGACAGCTGCATCGTCACAGGGCCGGATGTGCTGCAACAGCAGAGCATTAATCAGCTCAACAAGTGGGAGTGTCTGCTGGTGACTGTGGGCTGGGGATTCTTGTTTAGGATTCTGTTCTACATCACACTCCTGCTGGGCAGTAGGAACAAGAGGAGGTAA
- the LOC103987332 gene encoding protein NSP-INTERACTING KINASE 3-like isoform X1: MGRKALLFWTLCLVPMDFLCSSSATLSPSGINYEVVALMAIKMELHDPYNVLENWDINSVDPCSWRMVTCSADGYVSALGLPSQSLSGMLSPGIGNLTNLQSMLLQNNAISGPIPAEIGKLEKLQMLDLSNNQFRGTIPSSLGDLKNLNYLRLNNNSLSGPCPDTLSNIIGLTLVDLSYNNLSGSLPKISARTFNIIGNPQMCGSVSKSKCSSVSLDPLSYPPDDLKAQSQLGGSNSRCAAVIVGASVGSVSLLVTVIGLLLWWRHRLKQHIFFDVNDQCDSEVCWGHLKWYSFKELRIATNNFNSKNILGKGGYGIVYKGCLCDGSIVAVKRLRDYNTIRGIQFQTEVEMISLAVHRHLLRLCGYCTTENERLLVYPYMANGSVASQLREHIHGRPVLDWSRRKKIALGTARGLFYLHEQCDPKIIHRDVKAANILLDEDFEAVVGDFGLAKLLDHQESHVTTAVRGTVGHIAPEYLSTGQSSEKTDVFGFGILLLELITGQKALDFGRLANQKGVMLDWVKKLHQENRLNIMVDKDLKNNYDRVELEEMVQVALLCTQFHPSHRPKMSEVVRMLEGDGLVESWDALQKMDTPKCRSLERQSPKYVDFMEDSSLVLEAIELSGPR, encoded by the exons ATGGGGAGGAAAGCTCTTCTCTTTTGGACGCTTTGCTTGGTGCCGATGGACTTCCTCTGTTCGTCTTCCGCAACACTCTCACCTTCTGGTATAAATTATGAAG TGGTTGCATTGATGGCTATAAAAATGGAACTACATGACCCTTACAATGTTTTGGAAAATTGGGATATCAACTCAGTAGATCCATGTAGTTGGAGGATGGTTACCTGCTCTGCAGATGGATACGTTTCTGCCCT GGGACTACCCAGCCAAAGCTTGTCTGGCATGTTATCACCTGGGATAGGAAATCTTACAAATCTTCAGTCTAT GCTGCTTCAAAATAATGCTATATCTGGACCTATTCCTGCTGAGATTGGCAAACTGGAGAAACTCCAAATGCTGGACTTATCCAACAATCAGTTCAGAGGCACTATTCCTAGTTCACTTGGGGACCTCAAGAACTTGAATTATCT gCGACTAAACAACAACAGTCTATCTGGACCTTGCCCCGATACATTGTCCAACATTATAGGCCTCACTCTTGT GGATCTTTCTTATAACAATCTGAGTGGTTCCTTACCAAAAATATCCGCGAGAACTTTTAA CATTATTGGAAACCCTCAAATGTGTGGATCTGTCTCAAAGAGTAAGTGTTCTTCTGTATCACTCGATCCACTTTCGTATCCGCCAGATGATCTAAAGG CTCAATCACAGCTTGGAGGATCAAACAGCCGGTGTGCTGCTGTCATAGTTGGTGCCAGTGTTGGTTCTGTCAGTTTGCTAGTTACCGTCATTGGCTTGCTTCTTTGGTGGCGGCATAGACTCAAACAGCATATATTTTTTGATGTAAATG ATCAATGTGATTCAGAAGTGTGCTGGGGGCACTTGAAGTGGTATTCATTTAAGGAGCTTCGAATTGCCACCAACAACTTCAACTCCAAAAATATTCTTGGAAAAGGAGGGTATGGTATTGTTTACAAAGGTTGCTTGTGTGATGGCTCCATAGTAGCTGTTAAACGTTTAAGAGACTATAACACCATTAGAGGCATTCAATTCCAAACTGAGGTTGAAATGATAAGCTTGGCAGTTCATCGTCATCTACTTAGGCTTTGTGGATACTGCACGACAGAGAATGAGAGGCTCCTGGTCTATCCTTACATGGCCAATGGTAGTGTAGCTTCTCAATTAAGAG AACATATTCATGGTAGGCCAGTTTTAGACTGGTCAAGACGGAAAAAAATAGCTTTGGGGACGGCCCGGGGATTATTTTATCTGCATGAGCAGTGTGATCCAAAAATCATACATCGCGATGTAAAAGCTGCCAATATTCTTCTTGATGAAGATTTTGAAGCAGTGGTTGGAGATTTTGGGTTGGCAAAACTTTTGGATCATCAGGAGTCACATGTCACAACAGCTGTTCGTGGAACCGTGGGGCATATTGCGCCAGAGTATCTTTCGACTGGCCAGTCATCAGAAAAGaccgatgtctttggatttggtaTACTATTACTCGAGTTGATTACTGGTCAGAAAGCATTGGATTTTGGAAGACTTGCAAACCAGAAGGGTGTAATGCTTGACTGG GTAAAGAAACTCCATCAGGAGAATAGACTGAATATAATGGTGGACAAAGACCTTAAAAACAACTATGACAGGGTCGAGCTTGAAGAAATGGTTCAAGTGGCTCTTCTTTGCACACAATTTCACCCTTCTCACCGCCCAAAGATGTCAGAGGTGGTGAGAATGTTGGAAGGTGATGGCCTTGTCGAATCATGGGATGCCTTGCAGAAGATGGACACCCCAAAATGCCGATCCCTGGAGCGACAATCTCCCAAGTATGTGGACTTCATGGAGGATTCGTCATTGGTGTTAGAAGCGATCGAACTTTCAGGCCCCAGGTGA
- the LOC135582588 gene encoding NEDD8-conjugating enzyme Ubc12-like has translation MIKLFKIKEQKREDAANSNGSAPVKKQSAGELRLHKDISELNLPKSAIISFPNGKDDLLNFEISIRPDEGYYQGGTFHFTFHVSPSYPHEPPKVKCKTKVYHPNIDLEGNVCLNILREDWKPVLNINTVIYGLILLFMQPNDEDPLNHDAAAVLRDNPKLFETNVRRAIAGGYVGQNYFPRCL, from the exons ATGATAAAACTTTTCAAAATTAAGGAACAAAAGCGGGAGGATGCAGCAAATTCCAACGGAAGCGCTCCTGTaaagaaacaaagtgctggagaatTGCGTCTTCACAAAG ATATTAGTGAGCTTAATCTGCCTAAAAGCGCTATCATATCATTTCCAAATGGGAAGGATGATCTGTTGAATTTTGAAATCAGCATAAGACCTGATGAAGGATACTATCA AGGTGGTACATTTCATTTTACCTTTCATGTATCTCCTTCTTATCCTCATGAACCACCAAAGGTCAAATGCAAGACCAAG GTTTACCATCCTAATATTGACTTAGAGGGAAATGTCTGCCTTAATATCCTGCGTGAAGATTGGAAACCTGTGCTCAACATAAACACTGTTATTTACGGCTTAATTCTTCTTTTCATG CAACCCAACGATGAGGACCCATTAAACCATGATGCAGCCGCAGTTCTACGTGACAACCCTAAATTGTTTGAGACAAATGTTAGAAGGGCAATTGCTGGAGGTTATGTGGGTCAAAACTACTTTCCCAGATGCCTGTGA
- the LOC103987332 gene encoding protein NSP-INTERACTING KINASE 3-like isoform X2, translated as MGRKALLFWTLCLVPMDFLCSSSATLSPSGINYEVVALMAIKMELHDPYNVLENWDINSVDPCSWRMVTCSADGYVSALGLPSQSLSGMLSPGIGNLTNLQSMLLQNNAISGPIPAEIGKLEKLQMLDLSNNQFRGTIPSSLGDLKNLNYLRLNNNSLSGPCPDTLSNIIGLTLVDLSYNNLSGSLPKISARTFNIIGNPQMCGSVSKTQSQLGGSNSRCAAVIVGASVGSVSLLVTVIGLLLWWRHRLKQHIFFDVNDQCDSEVCWGHLKWYSFKELRIATNNFNSKNILGKGGYGIVYKGCLCDGSIVAVKRLRDYNTIRGIQFQTEVEMISLAVHRHLLRLCGYCTTENERLLVYPYMANGSVASQLREHIHGRPVLDWSRRKKIALGTARGLFYLHEQCDPKIIHRDVKAANILLDEDFEAVVGDFGLAKLLDHQESHVTTAVRGTVGHIAPEYLSTGQSSEKTDVFGFGILLLELITGQKALDFGRLANQKGVMLDWVKKLHQENRLNIMVDKDLKNNYDRVELEEMVQVALLCTQFHPSHRPKMSEVVRMLEGDGLVESWDALQKMDTPKCRSLERQSPKYVDFMEDSSLVLEAIELSGPR; from the exons ATGGGGAGGAAAGCTCTTCTCTTTTGGACGCTTTGCTTGGTGCCGATGGACTTCCTCTGTTCGTCTTCCGCAACACTCTCACCTTCTGGTATAAATTATGAAG TGGTTGCATTGATGGCTATAAAAATGGAACTACATGACCCTTACAATGTTTTGGAAAATTGGGATATCAACTCAGTAGATCCATGTAGTTGGAGGATGGTTACCTGCTCTGCAGATGGATACGTTTCTGCCCT GGGACTACCCAGCCAAAGCTTGTCTGGCATGTTATCACCTGGGATAGGAAATCTTACAAATCTTCAGTCTAT GCTGCTTCAAAATAATGCTATATCTGGACCTATTCCTGCTGAGATTGGCAAACTGGAGAAACTCCAAATGCTGGACTTATCCAACAATCAGTTCAGAGGCACTATTCCTAGTTCACTTGGGGACCTCAAGAACTTGAATTATCT gCGACTAAACAACAACAGTCTATCTGGACCTTGCCCCGATACATTGTCCAACATTATAGGCCTCACTCTTGT GGATCTTTCTTATAACAATCTGAGTGGTTCCTTACCAAAAATATCCGCGAGAACTTTTAA CATTATTGGAAACCCTCAAATGTGTGGATCTGTCTCAAAGA CTCAATCACAGCTTGGAGGATCAAACAGCCGGTGTGCTGCTGTCATAGTTGGTGCCAGTGTTGGTTCTGTCAGTTTGCTAGTTACCGTCATTGGCTTGCTTCTTTGGTGGCGGCATAGACTCAAACAGCATATATTTTTTGATGTAAATG ATCAATGTGATTCAGAAGTGTGCTGGGGGCACTTGAAGTGGTATTCATTTAAGGAGCTTCGAATTGCCACCAACAACTTCAACTCCAAAAATATTCTTGGAAAAGGAGGGTATGGTATTGTTTACAAAGGTTGCTTGTGTGATGGCTCCATAGTAGCTGTTAAACGTTTAAGAGACTATAACACCATTAGAGGCATTCAATTCCAAACTGAGGTTGAAATGATAAGCTTGGCAGTTCATCGTCATCTACTTAGGCTTTGTGGATACTGCACGACAGAGAATGAGAGGCTCCTGGTCTATCCTTACATGGCCAATGGTAGTGTAGCTTCTCAATTAAGAG AACATATTCATGGTAGGCCAGTTTTAGACTGGTCAAGACGGAAAAAAATAGCTTTGGGGACGGCCCGGGGATTATTTTATCTGCATGAGCAGTGTGATCCAAAAATCATACATCGCGATGTAAAAGCTGCCAATATTCTTCTTGATGAAGATTTTGAAGCAGTGGTTGGAGATTTTGGGTTGGCAAAACTTTTGGATCATCAGGAGTCACATGTCACAACAGCTGTTCGTGGAACCGTGGGGCATATTGCGCCAGAGTATCTTTCGACTGGCCAGTCATCAGAAAAGaccgatgtctttggatttggtaTACTATTACTCGAGTTGATTACTGGTCAGAAAGCATTGGATTTTGGAAGACTTGCAAACCAGAAGGGTGTAATGCTTGACTGG GTAAAGAAACTCCATCAGGAGAATAGACTGAATATAATGGTGGACAAAGACCTTAAAAACAACTATGACAGGGTCGAGCTTGAAGAAATGGTTCAAGTGGCTCTTCTTTGCACACAATTTCACCCTTCTCACCGCCCAAAGATGTCAGAGGTGGTGAGAATGTTGGAAGGTGATGGCCTTGTCGAATCATGGGATGCCTTGCAGAAGATGGACACCCCAAAATGCCGATCCCTGGAGCGACAATCTCCCAAGTATGTGGACTTCATGGAGGATTCGTCATTGGTGTTAGAAGCGATCGAACTTTCAGGCCCCAGGTGA